DNA from Borreliella garinii:
CGATGTTAGTTTTAAATCATATATAGATATTAGTTGTGAATTATTTTAATATTTAAGTTAGGATAGACGCTCAATTTAATTTAATTAATTAGGAGGAAAATGTATGAATACTTCTCTTTTGCAGCAAGAAAGGCAAAAGTATGTTCCTAAATTGCCAAATATTTTAAAAAAAGATTTTAAGAATATTAGCTTAGTTTATGGAGAAAAGACTGAATCAATTCAAGATAGACAGGCTTTAAAGGAATTTTTTAAGAATACTTATGGATTGCCAATTGTAAGTTTTACCGAGGGTGAGTCTAATATATCTTTTTCAAAAGCCTTAAATATTGGAATTATTCTTTCTGGAGGTCCTGCTCCTGGGGGGCATAATGTTATATCTGGTATTTTTGATGCAATAAAAAAATTTAATGCAAATTCAAAACTTTTTGGATTTAAAGGGGGCCCTTTGGGCCTGCTAGAGAATGATAAAATTGAACTTACTGAGAGCTTGGTGAATTCTTATAGAAATACTGGAGGCTTTGATATTGTATCTTCTGGAAGAACAAAAATAGAAACAGAAGAGCATTATAATAAAGCTTTATTGGTTGCCAAAGAAAACAATCTTAATGCAATTGTTATTATTGGTGGTGATGATTCGAATACTAATGCTGCTATTCTTGCAGAGTATTTTAAAAAGAAGGGAGAAAATATACAGGTTATTGGAGTCCCAAAGACAATTGATGCTGATCTTAAAAATAATCATATTGAAATTTCATTTGGGTTTGATTCTGCTACAAAAATTTATTCTGAGATGATAGGTAATTTATGTCGAGATGCTATGTCAACTAAAAAATATTGGCATTTTGTCAAACTTATGGGTAGGAGTGCCTCTCATGTTGCTTTGGAATGTGCTTTAAAAACTCATCCAAACATTTGTATTGTGTCTGAAGAGGTTTTGGCTAAAAAGAAAACTTTATCTGAAATTGTTGATGAAATGGTGTTTGTTATTTTAAAGAGATCTTTAAATGGAGATAATTTTGGAATAGTTATAGTTCCTGAAGGCGTAATTGAGTTTATTCCAGAAGTTAAGTCTTTAATGGTTGAATTATGCAATATTTTTGATAAAAATATAGTGGAGTTTAAGGGACTTGATATTGAAGGAATGAAAGAAGTTTTCGTTGCCAAGCTTAGTGATTATATGAAGAAAGTTTATTTGTCTTTACCTTTGTTTATTCAATTTGAACTTGTAAATTCAATTTTAGAAAGAGATCCTCATGGGAATTTTAATGTTTCAAGAGTCCCTACTGAAAAATTGTTTATTGAAATGGTTCAAGCAAGATTAAGCGAGATGAAAAAAAGGGGAGAATATAAGGGAAGCTTTATTCCAGTTGATCATTTCTTTGGCTATGAAGGTAGAAGCGCTTTTCCTTCTAATTTTGATAGTGATTATTGCTATAGCTTAGGATATAATGCTGCTATTCTCATTTTAAATGGTCTAACAGGCTATATGTCTTGTATAAAAAATTTAAATTCAAAACCAACGGATTGGATTGCAGGAGGAGTGCCCCTAACAATGTTAATGAACATGGAAGAGAGATACGGAGTGCAAAAGCCTGTTATAAAAAAAGCTCTAGTTGATTTAGAAGGAAGACCATTTAAAGAGTTTGTTGAAAATCGTGATAAGTGGGCTTTTAATAATTTGTATTTATATCCAGGTCCTGTACAGTATTTTGGTTCTTCTGAGATTGTTGATGAAATAACTGAGACTTTAAAGCTCGAATTATTGAAGTAGAAAATTTATGCTTATTGGAAGCTTGTTATTGTTTTTTAGTGTTTTGAATGTTTATTCAAATTCACTTGATTGTTCCAAGCCGAATTTCAATTATTTAAATTTAAGTATTGCCAAAAGTTTGCCATTGCAAGACAAATTAACTTCCAGTGGCAATTTTGCTTCTCAAAAAAAAAATAATATACCTGTTTTTGATAAGGACGATTCTTTTCTTTATAAAAATATTCAAGAGAATAAAGCTTTAAATCTTGAGAATGATCTTGCGTCAAAATCAGCAAAAGATTTGTTTAGGTTTTCAGCTATTAGCATTGGGTCTTTTCCAATAGTTTTATTTTTAAGCTTGTTTTTTTTTGATGTAGGATATTATTTTTATAGCGGAATGAATGCAAATTACGTTCCATATCCTTTTTCAAATGGCCCTAGTTTTTCAAAAGATGAAATTTATAAAAAATTTATTATTTCAGCTTCCATTGGGGCTATGGTTGCATTAACTATTGCTTTGATTGATTATTTGCTTCAGTGATATGATAAGACTTAAGAAAGAATTTACTGTTAAAGAAAATGCTTTAAGATTAGATCTTTACTTATCAAATAATTTAGAAATTTTTACTAGAAGTCAAATTAAAAGAAGAAATGTAGAAGCGTTCAAAAAGAGTAATGGAAAATTTTTTAAGATAAAATTGTCTAAGCCTGTTTTTAAGAATGATGAAATGTTGATTGAATTTGACAAAGAGAGTAATCAAATTGATTGTCTTAGGCCCAATAATATCCCTATTGCTATAATTTATGAAGATTCTAATATTATTGTTATTAATAAACCACAAGGAATTTTAAGTCATCCTGGAATATCGCATTGGGATGATACTGTTGTAAATTTTCTTTTATACCATATAAAAAGATTGAAAATTAATTTTAATGAAGAAAAAGTTAGACCTGGAATTGTTCATAGATTAGACAAAGATACTTCTGGAGTACTAATTTGTGCAAAAAACATTAACACTTTGAGCTTTTTAGCGCAGCAGTTTAAAGATAAAAAAACAAATAAAGTCTATATTGCAATTGTTAAGGGTAATTTTAATAGTTTTTCTGGAAGTATTGAATCTTTTATAGATAGAGATAAATACAATAGAAAAAAATTTAGTGTTTCTAAAGATAGGGGTAAAAAAGCATTAACAGAATATAGATTGTTGCTTAATTTTGGAGGATATTCTCTTTTAGCTTTAAAACCTAAGACCGGTCGTACGCATCAATTGAGAGTTCATATGAAATATCTTAATTTTCCAATATTGGGAGATGAAGTTTATGGTAGAGTAGATAGCAGTTTTAAAACAGTAACTTTAATGCTTCATTCTTATAAGCTTGAAGTTGATGTTGGAAAAAATTCTTTCAAGAAATTCATTTCTGAATTTCCCAAAAGATTTATTATTTTTTTGTCAAATTTTTACAAGAGCGATGAACTGAATTTGATTATTGATAATTTGATTCTCTTCTTAAAAGATTTTTAATTTGAAATTTCTTGTTTTGATAAGGCTGAATCAGTTATTATTTTGCCCCCAGTTATTTCATTAGTGTTAATAACAGTTATAAAACAATTTGGATCGACTTTTTGTGATATATACTTAATTCTTGACAAACGCATTATTGGAACTACTATAAATACTATGGTTTTTTCTGTTCCTGCCCAAGCTCCTTTTCCGCCTATTAATGTAGCGGCTAATTTTAACTTATTTGTAAGAAGATAAGCAATTTCTTTTCCTTTATCGGAAATGATTAATATCGCCTTTTGATTGCCAAATCCGGTGCTTGTTTTATCTGTCATGATAGATGTTACAAATGATGCTATTAGTGTATAAAGGGCTATTTCAATATTAAAGAAAAAGGTCGCAAGTATTAATACTGCTAAGTTAACTATGAAGTTTGTTGTTCCAATGCTAATTGAATATTTTTCTTTAATGATCATCGCAATTATATCTGATCCTCCTGAAGATCCTTTGCCCTTAAATATTAGTCCAAGTCCAAGTCCAGAAATAAGTCCGGCTAGTATTGATACAAGCATCATATCGTTAAGATGTATTTTATTTTGTAAAAACTGGGAATAGTTTATTACAATAGAATATAATCCCATTGCAATCCAACTTTGAATA
Protein-coding regions in this window:
- a CDS encoding diphosphate--fructose-6-phosphate 1-phosphotransferase; protein product: MNTSLLQQERQKYVPKLPNILKKDFKNISLVYGEKTESIQDRQALKEFFKNTYGLPIVSFTEGESNISFSKALNIGIILSGGPAPGGHNVISGIFDAIKKFNANSKLFGFKGGPLGLLENDKIELTESLVNSYRNTGGFDIVSSGRTKIETEEHYNKALLVAKENNLNAIVIIGGDDSNTNAAILAEYFKKKGENIQVIGVPKTIDADLKNNHIEISFGFDSATKIYSEMIGNLCRDAMSTKKYWHFVKLMGRSASHVALECALKTHPNICIVSEEVLAKKKTLSEIVDEMVFVILKRSLNGDNFGIVIVPEGVIEFIPEVKSLMVELCNIFDKNIVEFKGLDIEGMKEVFVAKLSDYMKKVYLSLPLFIQFELVNSILERDPHGNFNVSRVPTEKLFIEMVQARLSEMKKRGEYKGSFIPVDHFFGYEGRSAFPSNFDSDYCYSLGYNAAILILNGLTGYMSCIKNLNSKPTDWIAGGVPLTMLMNMEERYGVQKPVIKKALVDLEGRPFKEFVENRDKWAFNNLYLYPGPVQYFGSSEIVDEITETLKLELLK
- a CDS encoding RluA family pseudouridine synthase, which translates into the protein MIRLKKEFTVKENALRLDLYLSNNLEIFTRSQIKRRNVEAFKKSNGKFFKIKLSKPVFKNDEMLIEFDKESNQIDCLRPNNIPIAIIYEDSNIIVINKPQGILSHPGISHWDDTVVNFLLYHIKRLKINFNEEKVRPGIVHRLDKDTSGVLICAKNINTLSFLAQQFKDKKTNKVYIAIVKGNFNSFSGSIESFIDRDKYNRKKFSVSKDRGKKALTEYRLLLNFGGYSLLALKPKTGRTHQLRVHMKYLNFPILGDEVYGRVDSSFKTVTLMLHSYKLEVDVGKNSFKKFISEFPKRFIIFLSNFYKSDELNLIIDNLILFLKDF
- a CDS encoding YitT family protein, encoding MKKKKKISRRRIKKKLKLLFIILTKKIKTITKNPKLIFDSTIQIALGSALMAISTNVLYIPHGLLSGGIGGIALMMHYLLSFNLGWTIFALNIPLFLIGIKFLNITFIIQSWIAMGLYSIVINYSQFLQNKIHLNDMMLVSILAGLISGLGLGLIFKGKGSSGGSDIIAMIIKEKYSISIGTTNFIVNLAVLILATFFFNIEIALYTLIASFVTSIMTDKTSTGFGNQKAILIISDKGKEIAYLLTNKLKLAATLIGGKGAWAGTEKTIVFIVVPIMRLSRIKYISQKVDPNCFITVINTNEITGGKIITDSALSKQEISN